In Citrus sinensis cultivar Valencia sweet orange chromosome 3, DVS_A1.0, whole genome shotgun sequence, the sequence aaaggaaAGTCGACCTATACCTTTAGAATGTATTGATTCACATTGGAAGAAACTTGACTTGATTCGTAATCATAATAAGAGAAAGGCAGAGATGAGTTACTGACCGATATTTGACTTGATTGCCAAACGCTTTAATGAGAATGATGATGATACGAAGTTACATATTCTACAAAAGTTGACAGAAATTGCTAATCCTCATTCTACATCTCTTATAGAACCAGAAGCTAAGAAAAATACACGTGGTCGACCAAATTCAAAAGCTATTGCATCAACCCGTCATGACCCATCTGCTTTTGAGATTGTTTTATcaggaaaagaaatttgttcgCCTACAGTTGCATTCATGAGACCTGCAGTGAAAGTTAATGGAAATAAGCAACCAAAGCAAAaggtattattttaattgtattagaattattatatatattagcaaaagatattgttttaattgtattagcattatatatacacacgcACATACACTTATTTCTTAACTATAGTTtgtattttcacatttttttcctcatatTTGTTGCTAggtgtataaaaaaaatcgttCAAGTCAAATCCATTTGTTAATGAATTTCTAGTTGCATTACAATCATACATTCATCATATTAAAGATGTCGCACCTGATGTAATTGTGGGTTTAGAGCGATAGCCGACTTAATGGGTTTTGGTGAGAATGGATGGTTACAAGTGAGGAAAGATATGCTAAATGAGTTGCATTTGAAGATGGAGCATTATAGCCATTTATATGGGACATATGAGAGACTCAATGAATTAATTCATGCAATATCATATTTTGAGAACTGTCCTGGATCTGACAAATGGATGACAATGCCTGACATGGGACATCTTATTGCATCAGCCTACAACGTTGTGGTATTCCACTTATCGATGAAGCAATGCCTTACCTTCCTTCCTCTTAGGTCTAAGTCAATACCTACAGATTCTCGTAAAGAGATTGCTATTGGTTTtgtaaataacaataattttgtagaggtatttttttaatacttttcaatttttatgttgaatttaataagCAATTctactaattgaaattaatcaaacaTATGTAGGTGTTCTTGTTACCAAGCCATCCTATCCCCCCTGTAGCAATCAATTGGCAAATATTTCACAGTTTTTGTGCCAAAGGATGGGAGACGATATATAATCATCGCATACAACATTTCAAGGAAATAATTGGTGGTGGCGTAGCTACAAAAGAAGTAATAATAGATGTTGACAGCAATTATCAATAGAtttcttaatataattttttggacGATTAATTCTGTTTTGTATGACTATGATTTGGCCAAAGGATATAttgtttaattgatttatttgtttgagtGTATATAGTATTTTCATGAGTGTGTAGAGTAATTaagatgattaatttaaaaaggatTAAGTGAGGGcttttttggcattttaaaGAGTGTACaaagtataatttattttcttaaaattaatatatgagtGTACATAGTAATAGAGtgttcaaagtaatttttagagTGCATATAGCCCcaccctatatatatatatatattcaaaaataaacatcTGACATCAATAACTACTTACCCagctatatatatgtgtgtgtataaaaaaATGCACATGTTATtggaaattaaaacaattaaaatgtCACTAATGCCTTGTTAAGTAACTTTTGCAGATAAAGGGAGAGAGATAGTAAAGGGTTACGTCCACTTCACGTAGCCAATCAACAtgattctcaatttcaatGAGCTCAATAATCCAATTCTATATGTTAATCTGAAATGGAAACACTATAGTGACGTATCGACGACTTGTGTTGATCTTGCTTTATATatgaattatatgaatttGTCATTGAAACagacattaattttaattaacgGATTGGAAAAAATAAGCTTTCACGAGAATCATGATCCAACCATCTATTCAAGGGGGAATTCTGTAATACCTATTCAAGCCATCCATAAACCTCCAACAATTGGTCAgccatttattaaaaatgatggTCTGATCATAGGAGAAAAGATTGGATATTAATCCAATGTTTCACACTAGTATGACTCGCAATTGATCCAACACATCACAAGAATATGAAACAAGTTAGAAGGAAGATTGTTCGATAGCTTCCAAAACTGATCattgaaataatttctttatttttgttttctgccTATATAGATTAACAAGTTAAGCAATATTTACCGTTCAAATTAATATGTAGtgaaatataacaaaaacatGCATAAGAGTATAACATGTTTCTTGGGATTTCTTGCAATTCTTTCCAAATATCCAAGGTTATTAGTTAAGGTTAGACAAAAAAATTGGGGAGTATAATTTACGCAGCCTAGAATTGTCGTAAAGCAAGTACAAGTTGCCCCGCTTTCTTTTTCAGGACTTGCGAATTGCGAAGCCCACAATTGAGACGGCACAAGCAAGCTGTTGAATTATGCGTGCTGAGAACAACTTGCCCAAATAGCAAATCTCGGGTCCCatgcaaaagaaattattttatgcaaAGTCGGCCACACAAGTCATATCCGGAGACTTGAAAGAGTTACTATTATTGAATTGTTCGGGTTGAATTAAGTTTAGGGTGCAAAATATGGTCCCTTATTCCCATGCTTCCAGAATACATGTGGACCAAGCCACTAAAAGAAGTGATGAAGCTGTAAAATGGCCCTAGCAAGACATTCTTCCTGCATCATCTTCCTGTTGTCGTCgttgttcaatttttttgtccaATTTTCATCCTCCTCAAGACAGTCACTCCTTGTGATTACCTTATTTTTGAGGTTAAGGGTTGAAGTCACCACATATAATcgtgaaaataatttatttatttttttaatttagagtAGGTCTCTTTATTGTTCTTTACgatagattttaatttacaagtaagcttctcttatcatttttaataagagATTTCCAGACTAGAtttcaaatcaattatattgattgggaagggaaaaaaaaagaattaccaaGACAGTGTCGCTGATCTTGGAGATGCAAATAATGGTCGTGAGTTCAAATAATAGTATGAACTATAGAATAGAATTAGACACATAAAAATGACATCGGAATGCACCTTAGTGTTACGGAATGAGTACTCGGCTTGCAAAGTTAGCCTCTTTTGGCTCGAAACTTTGGGCAGTTCGCGACATCAGCTCAGGTATTCATAAGAATGGTCATCTTATGCGTGGGCCACTTGTATTCACCAATTCAAAGCACCAGTAGAATCCCACACCTATTCTTATACACGCACATTTTAAAGCATCTGCTTCTGCCCTCATAATTTTCCTGATTTGGCCCTTCCGGGAGTGAAATGGGCACTCCCATAAATGTGGGTCGTAGGACCTAGTTTGATTTCAAGCCTACATTTGGACACAAGACCCGTAAGACCAGATTGAATATCTTGGGCTCTAATGACCCATTCTGGGCCCAGCTTCATTCATGGATCTCGAGTCCGGTTAGTGAGCAACTTCTTCTGTATTGCAGGTGAACAATGCAAGTTTTCTATTATTTCTGCAGTTGACTAAGAAAAACTAACACAACTGTACATCAAGGGTGGGAAATACAATAGGAATAGGGTCTTTTAAAGCCAGTTCTACGACTCCGTCGCCTCCACAGTCCACACTAAACGTCCTTTACATTTAGACAGCACCAAGGAAGAAAGCGCAACTATTGAATACAAGAACCAACAGTAATAAGCTTCTGCTTAAATGTTATCAGATCAATATCAAGCGCTATAACCTCTAATTGCTGGATGCCATTGCCTCAGCTCATTGCCACTGCACGCAGCCTCAGAAGTTTCTTCCATCAAGGCTTGGGACACACCACTGTTGCAGATATTGGCAAATGCCCTCATGTGTTTCATGCCATATTGAGTGAGTGACCCACAGTGAGTCTCGAAAACACGAACctgcaaatataaaattcaagcATATATCACAAGAGGGAAAAGAATCATAAAATGATAtgagtttgtttttttataaaaagaaagcGTTACCATTGATTTCAGGCATTGCCAGTCATCAACAAGAGGCAGGCCACGTGCTCCAACGGAATTAAGAATTCTAGAACCCTTATCTGgtccaaataaaattactccAATCATATCAATACTTGCATCTAAGTGTTTTCTGTGCCTCATTGTCTCTGTAATCTGCTTAAGCATTTCTGATTTCTTTTCTGATCCCTCTGCTGCATTTTTGTACTGTAAAACAAAGCAATCAAATTTGCATGTCATCCAGACATCGACCTGCTGCTATTAACTCCAAATGGAACAGGAAACCTGAAGAGCTGCTTAATATGAGCTTTGAGATTAACCAAATAGATTAAAGAGGGAAAGGCTCACCATATGCCACATGAAGAGAAGATCTGCGTCTCTCTGGTTGACAACTCCCATTTGATCAGGCTGAAGCTTGTTCGGAGGAAAGTTGGTGCTGGCAGGATCGAAACCTTGATACAAGTATAGCTTCTCTGATTTGACGCTTGTGTTCCCATATTCCATCACATGAGATCCAGaattgtaattgttaaaattgGAAGTCCGTTCCTTCACCTGCATGAACATAAGTAAAGCTTGTAATTATTCTTGTATTTAACAGAAATTGCGGCTGAAGATGTTGATAGTCTAAATATTGTTGATCTTACAGCTTGATACTGTTGACTTATGgtctctctcttcaaattgTGAGTCTCACTGcaggaaatttataaatacatattCAGTTTGGAAACTTCATCAATATAGAATCACATGATCGTTTACAGCCTAAAAGTTTGCTTGTTCTTTCGAGGAGCAATATGGAATACCTGTCCTCCATCCAAGCAACACTGTACAAATCCCCCAAGCAAGTGATGTACTCTGGAGGTGGAGAAGGATCCATTCCAGGGCAATAAGTCCCAAAGCTGCTCTCTTGTGCATTTGATGCAGTAGTGACATATATATCTAGATCTTTGGGCATTACACCTTCAAAAATGCTACCACTTTCACAGGCCTCCACATATATAACCTGTGTGGCAGCATAAAACTTTgtaaataatcataatttgtATCTTTATAACACACAAGTTCTGAGCCACTGATCACTTTACCATCCCTTTATAGCTCTTCGCAGCGTGCTTCTTCTTCAAGACATCAATGAATTCCATGGCATACACATAAGGCATATTTGGCATCCCTACGATCCCAAATGGAAGATTAACTAGCTAGAAAAGCACTTATATTCTTCACGGGTCACTTGTTAACGCTAATCCCAAAATAGGGGAATGAAAACCAAATTTTGAGATTGTAGCTACCATGAAACCATGTTAAAGCTAATATCACGCCATTTACTGTagtgtaaaataacacaatatAAGACTACATAAAGTACTAagtacagaaaaaaaaaaaaaaataccaagaACTCCAGGGCCTCCATGATCAGAGTAGAATATAAAGATCCTGTCATTGGCCTTGCTATTCACGACCTTGCCACTTCCACCTTTTACAGCTTTCCTGTCACCAAGAAGTACGGCATACAGATTCTGAGCAGTCACATGCTCGCCAGTATAATCCTGCCGTGATTATCCCCATTGATAACACAATTTGGTCAGTGAACTATAATATCAATTAATGTGAACGATGAAACTTCAACTAAGGAAAATTTCTGCCTCATCAGCTTCATTAACACATAGTGGAACTCCGGACGTTTAGATTGAAAGACAATAACATATAAGTGGAAAATAACACAGTTGTCTTGAATGATAACAAATATTGTAGAGCAACTTCTCCCGAAGAAAACTAAAAACCAATGATCTGTACTGCAATCCACATGATATCAAGTCTCAGACGTGCCACCAAATGCTTTTTTGATCAACCAATTAAGAtgtttttattagtttttattcaCTTAAAAGAGTAATGGAGGCCAAAAACAACTttactttctaaaatttaacatgATTATTAGAACTAATCTACAGCAACTAACTACTGAAATGTTCAATACAAAGCATTGTCGAGGACAGTACAAAAATTAGTTCCCAAAAGGATATCCTAGTTGGTTAGATGTCTTGCAGTGAATCATAGGGGACTATAAGACATCTGGGGGATCGAACTTTCCTTGTACCAACTCCTAGAAGATTGTCACACCAACctcaaagaaaatttgtttAGAAGTATGTGTTTGTACATGTGAAAGAGTGACATAGAATATGCCGTATGTGCAAAgtggaattaaaaataaaaaataaaaaaataaaaaaggaagtTAGTTTCTTTGTTTGCTCAAAAGCTGATGTAGCCCAAAGCCAGGCTGCCAACTGATTAACTTTCTGGATTCTTCCGCCCCCggatttagaaaattaaccaCTGTGATTCAGCAACTGAAAGGACCAAAAAGATTACAGAACCacatcattttcattaaagTGGAATAGTTGTTACGTTTGATATTAAATTGTTTCAGGAGCTTTCACATTACTTTCacattattgtaatttaagcTAGGGATACTGTTCATGATTAGACatcaagaaaaacaattaaaactGACGAAGCGCcaatgaaaattaatacaCCATTTAGTGGCCATCACTATCAAAGAGGAGCATTATTGAATGTTGACAAAATGAAACCAACTCATAACACCAAAGTCAAGATTAGCATATTAAGGTCTTTGTCAAGATTAAAGAAAGAGATAATAGgattagatattaaattaGTGGTTGCTTTCCTAATTACATAGGAaggaatattttatttaaaattaacgaAAAAGATTTGGTAAATACCTTCGGCACACCGTCATAAAGATTTTCACcttgtggatggttgatgatCACACCAGGCCTGGGATTAAGCTCATGCATGGCTATGTCGTCGTACATGAACACCACTATGTGCTCTTCTTTCAACCCACCTTTCCTCAGCAACTGATATGCATGGCACACATCGGCCTGCAACAATTTCGTCATACAAGTTTAATTGCCATAATAAAATGCAAATGCTAgctaattaagttaattaacggttcaaaaaaaaaaccgtaAAAATAGgactacacacacacacacacacctgATGCCTGTAATTTGCATAGCCAGATGATCCAGCCACAAGAACCGCCCATCTAGTGCCAACAGGCTCACCACCTTCCTCCGCCGGCGGTTCTTGCTTCTCAGAAGGCAACAGGATTGCTGAGTCCCTTCGGTTGAACCGTGCAGCTTGAACTCCTCCTGTAAAAAGAACCAGTACTAGTACTAGCAAAAAGAATACAGAGCGATGATGGGCAGTGGCCATAGAGAGTGCGTggaaaaaattgagaaaattagtgatgaagaAGCAATCAAGAAACAGCACAAAAAGAGGGAGAGTGAGGTGGTAAGAACGGAGAAAGTCGTACTTAAAGAGCATAAGGCGGTGGAAGGTGCCATGCAAAAGCAGGGATTGACACGTTTTGACCGCTGATCAAAAATGGGTCCCCACTCCCCAAACACTACGTTGCCAACATACGTTTGTTTTACTTCGGGAATTTGGAGTTTCTTTGTttgcttcattcttttttCTGGAACCTATGCACTTTCCAGTACCTCAAGccatcgtttttttttttttttttcattaattttttattatcattttttttaataatgttatgcatcttcaacaataaaattgaaaaaataaaataaaaatagtgtgCTTGTCCAATTCCTCTTCATCATCCTCTAATGAAATCCCCCGCAAATGAcattttgttataaatatcaaataccGTGCGTAATGGAAACGAAAACAATGGCCCAAATTCATCAGTACAGACACAATCCCTGGGGGCATTTTTGAATGCCTAGACTCGATTGTTCAGCCACTGCAAAACTAAAACAATGATATGTTGAACAAGAAATACGAATATCTTGGaagaataactaaataaataaataggaaTTACAGGGCCTCTCATCTTATATCAAGAAATGAAACTAGAGCtgaattctttttcttttttttttttaagcaaaattTTCAAGAGCAGACTTGTTATATATTATGGTTGTCAATTCGGACAATGAAACTGATTAGTAAACAGGTTATTCCTCCAGCCAGAGCCAGTGATAACAAGAATGGTGAATATGCAGCCTAAATGATTCTTGACCATAAGGTTTCAAGACTATGCTGCGTTTTTATCAAGacaaaaacataacaaaatcACAATTAGCATAAATGTCACCGCTCAGAAGATGGTATGTGTTCCGCAATGAAGCTATCGAAACAAAGACACACTTAACGCTTGGTTTATATCGCAGGGTTCCTACCCAAAGGTAAATGACCCACTCAATCTGTAAAAAGTATTAGATATCTTTCAGTACTTCCCCCTCCAGGAATACCACTTCAATTTCACATGGTACCACAATGGAGAAATACCCAGCACCCCTCGTGCTAACCTTGGATCAAAAACATCAAATTGCACCCGATTCAGGGAGTCTAAAAGAACTTGAGCAGGCACAGACTCAAGAAGAACCGGACGGGCCTCAATTGGCACCGCCCCAGATAGTTCACGAGCCTTCAGCAAATGGACATTTGCCACTGATGCCATCTCAAAAACAGCATCACATAAACCCTCACGAGAATCCAAGTGGATTTCCGATCGACCCCCCTCCTTAACAAGCAAACCATGGTTGGCTGCCACTTCAGCTGGTATATAAGAAAAGTGGCGGTTGCGGCTAGCATGATACGGTAATGACTTAAGTAGCAAAAGAAGGCCACTTGCCTTGCCAATATGAGATGCTGCGTGATCAGCTGCAGCGGACTTTATACCACCAGCTTGAAGTGTCGTGTACAGAAGAGTTGATACAGTATCCTCAGCATATTTCTCCAAATCTTCAATCTTTTCTGGGATATCACTAATCTCTCTGTTTGCATCATTAATTCGAGCTTCCACAGACCTTTTCAGCCATCCcttgcttattttattttcagataAAACTGATGCAAGAGCTTGAGCTACTGGGTGCTCAATTTGCTTCCTAACATAGATTTTGTCTATTGCCTCTTTCCACCAGACTAGGCGCATGAGACCAATCCGGGGATCAGAAGCAATATCCATGGCTTTGGAAGTTTCAACATTAAAGGCACGGAGGGCAAAGGCAGTTTTCCGTAATTCAGGGGGGAGTTCGAGGAGGCAGAGGTAGTGATGGTAATCATAATTTCGCACTTGCTGTACACAGTGGGAGAAAGCTGCTCGTAAGCTACTTGAAGCACCACTCATGAAATCCTTGTTGTGATTTTTCCTgcaaatacataatttattaaagaataaattaaataacaatgtAAACAATAAGGTACGCAGAAAATTGTATAGAGAAGGAAGACTCCACTGTATAACATAAGCCCACTGGTCTGAAAGCATTTTCCATTCGTAAATATGTTAATGAAAATTGTATAGAGAAGGAAGATTTTGCCATATAAAGATAAGGCAGAAATCTTTTCCCTTCTTTCTCATTAGAAACAAAAATCTCTTAGGTAAGAAACATCAAAGATACGAGCAAAAATGGGAAAGCATACTCTAAATCCATTAATGTCctacataaatttttaaagtcaaaagaacaaaacattCTCATGTATGCAAAAGGAGAACGTCATTTACACAAACCACCTTCTAAAGCAGAATGAACTTAAGTGTTCAATCAAATCACAGGCTGTTTCCACTTCTCATCCCTTCCCTAGCGAGAGATGAAATCATTGACAAATGGACTGACTAGATGCAGTAGtgttatacttgggagtttcCAGAAACATCATATTTTCAGATAAGAACATCACAATCTGAAACTGCAGAATGAGATAAACCTCCAGAGAACATGACAATAACATGGGCAACTGATTCAACTGAGATTTTTTCATCCTAACACCTAGTCCCATTGTGAGTTCAAATGGCTTGACATTTAGCATCAGCAAAAGTCACCATTTCCGCACATGGTTTGGTCTTCATATTCAACACTTGAAGACCCGACCAGACAGACCTGGAACCTACCTCCTAAAAAGGGAAACAGAACCAACAGTAATAAATAGATGCCCAAAACAATATCCATCCACACTATTTCTcgaaatttctaaatttaaatgaacctcagcttattttaattttgttctcaAGCACACTACCTtacacattttaattttaaagacttttctaaaattagaaaCTGAGCTTTGAATGTTCAAGTTTCTAGAGTAAATGCTTTCACCGTTGGGATTGTCCATACTCATACAGAAACTAATGATTCTATAAAACATGTTTGATAACTTAACCATGATTTCCAATTAGTTCATTGATAGCGTTGACAGAGATGACTGTGatctaagttaaaatatatagtTTGCAAAATTTTGCTAATCAATTCTCGCAACTAATATTACATCAAATGCTGTATTCCTCTGTTTAGACCATTAAACTGAAGGGTAAAAAAGATGCATTGTTGTAGAGCTTATTAAGGTAGATAAGATTCAAAACACTCCATCATCGATGCCACCACCACGCATCttacatattataaaatctacCAAAAATTGTAATGAAAACCTATAATCAGACACATAACTACAGCCCGAGATGAACTCCTTATGGTTTCTACAAATGCCACCAATCAACATGTGCCAGCTACTACAGATATTAAAAACATCAGTCCATTATTCGGATAACAGTAATACAGCTTCAACATATAAGATTCCAGCATAGCAATTGTTATCAACTCAAAAAATGATCGGGCTGACTGGGTTTTGCAACGGCATCTGTTCAAAAGCAACGCAGCTGTAAAGAATGCTCGTGCGATTAACATGCTTCACTGGGAATTATCAAGATGAGTATAGGAAATTTTGTAGAATCGCATTTGTTAGGGAATTTAATCAAAGAAGGTTAAGGATTCTTGTTTGCGGAATTTCGTCAAACAGGGATCGTGCGTGtctatgaaataaataattaacaaacataaagaATCAGAAATGCAATAAAAGCAATGACTAGAAGCAAAGAAATCACGTCATCACATTGGGTTTGAACATAATTTACAGAAATGGAAGCTCACCGACTGAGTTTGTTGCAGCTAGCAGTTCAAGGTCACTAGTCATTAACGTACGCGTTGCCTcattctataaaataaatccataTGCGAACATATTGTAAAGCGGACTCCTTAGTCCTTTTGCTTTGATCCCAAAGTGCAACGTTCTGCTAGCCTGCTAGGCCCATTAACGCTGATAAGCGCGGGTTTTTGCTTTGAGTAGCGTTTTGACACCTAAATTCCTTATAAAAGCCCTTCTCAattgaaattacttaaataatcaatataatttttctgaatgaaaatatattaaacacttaaataaattattgttttaacaatttcttacACCCAactgattttataatttatattaaaaaaactcattttataatttatatttgtatcttatattttaattcaattttttaaaactttaagaaTTAAAACTTATGGAGATAGAGATTatgtaattagaaaaaaaaataatttaaaattttaggatttttccgtattcataaataaaaaattaaaagaaatattcttTGTATGGTGAAATTTAAAGACAAGATGATTGTGTTTAATTTCTGGGTTTGTATTCTACAAATTAAGCTGAGGATATTTTATAGAACAAAATTCAAGAGTGgtgtcaaaataaatttttggggTGTAAAAAGCTCTACACTTTTGGTTTTTAGATCATCGCCCATtgctttgtttatttttggagTGAAGCTTCTTTCACCATCCCTTTAAAACTCTTAAGAAACCCTACTTTCTTCTATCTATAGCTCTTTCTTTGAGGAAATAACAAggacataaaattaattaaaatttattttaattttacaattatttaaaataagttaattaaattataaacatactttttaataataagattatgACTATTAGGTCTTTTATTTGCTCATTGTTTCAAACTTGCTTTGATTTTATCAACAAATTAAGTATATCATGtattaagattaaaaattaattaagggttcataatttataaaaatagtttagctaattaaatttatatttatccttttatgtaatttcaaataacaATAGAAGTATggaaattattacaaaagtgggACGTTATAGtcttactattatttaaaataaataaattaaattataaacatacttttaataataagattatgATTATTAGGTCTTTTATTTGGTCATTGTTCAAAATTGCTTTGATTttgtcaataaattaattatatcatatattaagattcaaaattaattaaggattcaaaatttataaaaatattttagttaattaaatttatatttatccttTTATGTAATTTCTAATAACAATAGAACAATGTCTATGATTACAAAAGTGGGGCGTTATACGGATATCAAATGGGTGTAAAAAGCATTACAAAAATAGGATGTTGTATTTACCCGAGTTCGGCCTCATTCTAGACCCCATAATTGTTACAGTTTACAACTTACAAGCCCATTAGAGACAATTAGCCATtgaatagggatggcaatggggtgtGTGAGGGTGAGAGGCCTACCCCATTCTCCAATCAATTAAATGGGGTGGGGAAGGGGATGAAGAATCTTCATGTGgggaataatttctttatttttatcacatttttcatttacctGTTTCACAGTAGGTATAGAtacatgattttaataaataaaaaattagagacttaaaataaaatcattaacatattataaattatttaaaaaaactctaaaagtttgaaataatatcttaaaatgatattaaaattaaaaaatattcaaacaGAACAGCACcttaaaagtgaaaataaaacataataatattttagaattgaaaaagaattatattgtAGGGTTTTCTTTTAGTCATAACTTGtctatattacataa encodes:
- the LOC102623739 gene encoding legumain, which produces MLFKYDFLRSYHLTLPLFVLFLDCFFITNFLNFFHALSMATAHHRSVFFLLVLVLVLFTGGVQAARFNRRDSAILLPSEKQEPPAEEGGEPVGTRWAVLVAGSSGYANYRHQADVCHAYQLLRKGGLKEEHIVVFMYDDIAMHELNPRPGVIINHPQGENLYDGVPKDYTGEHVTAQNLYAVLLGDRKAVKGGSGKVVNSKANDRIFIFYSDHGGPGVLGMPNMPYVYAMEFIDVLKKKHAAKSYKGMVIYVEACESGSIFEGVMPKDLDIYVTTASNAQESSFGTYCPGMDPSPPPEYITCLGDLYSVAWMEDSETHNLKRETISQQYQAVKERTSNFNNYNSGSHVMEYGNTSVKSEKLYLYQGFDPASTNFPPNKLQPDQMGVVNQRDADLLFMWHMYKNAAEGSEKKSEMLKQITETMRHRKHLDASIDMIGVILFGPDKGSRILNSVGARGLPLVDDWQCLKSMVRVFETHCGSLTQYGMKHMRAFANICNSGVSQALMEETSEAACSGNELRQWHPAIRGYSA
- the LOC102624027 gene encoding uncharacterized protein LOC102624027 isoform X1, which encodes MLIARAFFTAALLLNRCRCKTQSARSFFELITIAMLESYMLKLKNHNKDFMSGASSSLRAAFSHCVQQVRNYDYHHYLCLLELPPELRKTAFALRAFNVETSKAMDIASDPRIGLMRLVWWKEAIDKIYVRKQIEHPVAQALASVLSENKISKGWLKRSVEARINDANREISDIPEKIEDLEKYAEDTVSTLLYTTLQAGGIKSAAADHAASHIGKASGLLLLLKSLPYHASRNRHFSYIPAEVAANHGLLVKEGGRSEIHLDSREGLCDAVFEMASVANVHLLKARELSGAVPIEARPVLLESVPAQVLLDSLNRVQFDVFDPRLARGVLGISPLWYHVKLKWYSWRGKY
- the LOC102624027 gene encoding uncharacterized protein LOC102624027 isoform X2, with protein sequence MSGASSSLRAAFSHCVQQVRNYDYHHYLCLLELPPELRKTAFALRAFNVETSKAMDIASDPRIGLMRLVWWKEAIDKIYVRKQIEHPVAQALASVLSENKISKGWLKRSVEARINDANREISDIPEKIEDLEKYAEDTVSTLLYTTLQAGGIKSAAADHAASHIGKASGLLLLLKSLPYHASRNRHFSYIPAEVAANHGLLVKEGGRSEIHLDSREGLCDAVFEMASVANVHLLKARELSGAVPIEARPVLLESVPAQVLLDSLNRVQFDVFDPRLARGVLGISPLWYHVKLKWYSWRGKY